A region of Dioscorea cayenensis subsp. rotundata cultivar TDr96_F1 unplaced genomic scaffold, TDr96_F1_v2_PseudoChromosome.rev07_lg8_w22 25.fasta BLBR01000974.1, whole genome shotgun sequence DNA encodes the following proteins:
- the LOC120255372 gene encoding LOW QUALITY PROTEIN: uncharacterized protein At1g26090, chloroplastic-like (The sequence of the model RefSeq protein was modified relative to this genomic sequence to represent the inferred CDS: inserted 1 base in 1 codon; deleted 2 bases in 2 codons) → MAFASPLLISVPRSHAPALNRRCIRAPIMANSSEKSTRLVTFLGKGGSGKTTAAVLAAQHYAMEGLNTCLVVHSQDKTAEELMGCKIGNSPTECKNNLSIVRLETSKMLLEPLERMKKSDARLNLTQGVLDGVVGEELGVLPGMDSIFXALVLEKLVHFLPRVNYRSRTNFDIVVYDGISSEETLRLIGATERARWYLKYIRSLAEKTDIGRLTAPSLLKLAYESANLNDGGPSDGKTSTEIWNDIEQILEKASVSFADSSKFGCYLVMNPSSGASIKSAMRYWGCAIQAGTQISGAFGVGSQSSLSIKELSQQFSPLAFACIPHLSTGSSLDWDTIINSLSNDAKRILHSATDNSQPSVRFDTSQKSVTLFMPGFEKAEIKLYQYRGGAELLVEAGDQRRIIRLPHAMQGKVGGAKFINSSLVVTLR, encoded by the exons ATGGCTTTCGCTTCTCCCCTCCTCATCTCTGTGCCTCGTTCACATGCCCCAGCGCTGAATCGAAGGTGCATTCGAGCTCCAATCATGGCGAATTCTTCAGAGAAATCCACAAGATTGGTTACCTTCTTGGGCAAAGGAGGTTCTGGGAAGACCACCGCTGCAGTCCTCGCTGCCCAg CACTATGCAATGGAAGGATTGAATACATGTTTGGTAGTGCATTCTCAAGAC AAAACTGCAGAAGAACTGATGGGTTGTAAGATTGGCAATTCTCCAACTGAATGCAAGAACAATCTTTCCATTGTTAGGTTGGAAACCAGTAAG ATGTTGCTTGAACCTCTGGAGAGGATGAAGAAAAGT GATGCTCGTCTAAATTTGACACAAGGGGTACTTGATGGG GTGGTCGGAGAAGAGCTTGGGGTTCTGCCAGGAATGGATTCCATTT CGGCCTTGGTACTAGAAAAACTAGTTCATTTTCTTCCAAGAGTTAACTACCGGTCACGCACAAATTTTGATATTGTTGTGTATGATGGCATTAGCTCTGAGGAAACATTGCGATTAATTGGTGCCACTGAGAGAGCAAG GTGGTATTTGAAGTATATACGTAGTTTGGCTGAGAAGACTGATATTGGAAGATTGACTGCTCCTTCATTGTTGAAACTAGCATATGAATCTGCAAACCTGAATGATGGTGGTCCTAGTGATGGGAAAACAAGCACAGAAATATGGAATGATATTGAGCAGATTCTAGAG AAAGCTTCAGTTTCTTTTGCTGACTCTTCAAAGTTTGGATGTTACCTTGTGATGAATCCAAGTAGTGGAGCATCCATCAAATCAGCAATGAGATATTGGGGTTGTGCAATTCAAGCAGGAACACAGATATCTGGCGCATTTGGTGTTGGCTCACAATCTTCTTTATCCATTAAGGAACTTTCCCAGCAATTCTCCCCCTTAGCTTTTGCATGTATACCACATCTTTCAACCGGTTCTTCTTTGGATTGGGATACAATCATCAATTCTCTAAGCAATGATGCAAAACGTATACTTCATTCTGCAACTGATAATTCACAACCATCAGTTAGATTTGATACAAGCCAGAAATCGGTTACCCTTTTCATGCCAGGCTTCGAGAAGGCGGAGATCAAGTTATATCAA TATAGAGGAGGAGCAGAGTTACTAGTGGAAGCAGGGGATCAAAGACGAATAATTCGGTTACCTCATGCTATGCAAGGCAAAGTGGGAGGGGCCAAGTTCATTAACAGCAGCCTTGTGGTCACTTTACGTTAG
- the LOC120255371 gene encoding uncharacterized protein LOC120255371 isoform X1, translated as MGGMPSSHGLKVENEKLPPEGIKNYADFINLHETNENSMSELLGDLQEEKTQLLDKFVSHKPIATPSMAELLEGLQENNNHFLGASNLSLQHDRPKGRRNYIAGKKTTYTLGPRILDDEDPPEFVDDRMSSEDEDNYNDDITYTSHLVKGQTMADLFQEAFSTAASDEPVVERSCRQPRVEFHQRLQQVMQTEKEISMEFFKRMQAEWVPRYSWT; from the exons ATGGGGGGCATGCCATCTTCTCATGGTTTGaaagttgaaaatgaaaaattgccTCCTGaaggaattaaaaattatgcAGACTTTATAAATCTTCATGAAACCAATGAAAATTCAATGTCTGAGCTATTGGGAGATctacaagaagaaaaaactcAGCTGCTTGACAAATTCGTCTCTCACAAGCCCATTGCAACACCTTCAATGGCTGAGCTGTTGGAAGGtttacaagaaaataacaatcATTTCCTGGGGGCTTCTAACCTG TCTCTGCAACATGATAGGCCAAAGGGAAGGAGGAACTACATTGCTGGGAAGAAAACCACATACACGTTAGGTCCTAGGATACTTGATGATGAAGACCCCCCCGAATTTGTTGATGACAGAATGTCTAGTGAGGATGAG GACAACTATAACGATGACATTACGTATACAAGTCATCTTGTTAAAGGACAGACAATGGCTGATTTATTTCAAGAAGCTTTCAGTACAGCTGCATCAGATGAGCCCGTAGTTGAACGTTCCTGCAGACAGCCTAG AGTTGAATTTCATCAGAGATTGCAACAAGTGATGCAGACTGAAAAAGAAATAAGTATGGAGTTCTTTAAGCGAATGCAAGCAGAATGGGTTCCTCGCT ACTCATGGACCTAG
- the LOC120255371 gene encoding uncharacterized protein LOC120255371 isoform X2, translated as MGGMPSSHGLKVENEKLPPEGIKNYADFINLHETNENSMSELLGDLQEEKTQLLDKFVSHKPIATPSMAELLEGLQENNNHFLGASNLSLQHDRPKGRRNYIAGKKTTYTLGPRILDDEDPPEFVDDRMSSEDEDNYNDDITYTSHLVKGQTMADLFQEAFSTAASDEPVVERSCRQPR; from the exons ATGGGGGGCATGCCATCTTCTCATGGTTTGaaagttgaaaatgaaaaattgccTCCTGaaggaattaaaaattatgcAGACTTTATAAATCTTCATGAAACCAATGAAAATTCAATGTCTGAGCTATTGGGAGATctacaagaagaaaaaactcAGCTGCTTGACAAATTCGTCTCTCACAAGCCCATTGCAACACCTTCAATGGCTGAGCTGTTGGAAGGtttacaagaaaataacaatcATTTCCTGGGGGCTTCTAACCTG TCTCTGCAACATGATAGGCCAAAGGGAAGGAGGAACTACATTGCTGGGAAGAAAACCACATACACGTTAGGTCCTAGGATACTTGATGATGAAGACCCCCCCGAATTTGTTGATGACAGAATGTCTAGTGAGGATGAG GACAACTATAACGATGACATTACGTATACAAGTCATCTTGTTAAAGGACAGACAATGGCTGATTTATTTCAAGAAGCTTTCAGTACAGCTGCATCAGATGAGCCCGTAGTTGAACGTTCCTGCAGACAGCCTAGGTAA
- the LOC120255368 gene encoding uncharacterized protein LOC120255368 — MWRQSASPGGARNPHSKSLPSSRTNRVPDRNLSDDDEELDEITYGDDSLESLRSLYSNYTKKKQEISLAENENARRELENDSCDHRKSLLMEDLDHDSGDESISDEDNNVLFKFFAHIQGSPKAREIMIMRQKEKRQEVKTEIHHLSTLQYFIIAEQNMSSLLNYELSNCSERTLRDLSFSDGLLHIRSITGVP; from the exons ATGTGGCGGCAAAGTGCCTCACCGGGGGGCGCGCGAAACCCTCATTCCAAATCCCTTCCATCCTCTCGGACGAATCGAGTTCCAGATCGAAATCTCTCCG ATGACGACGAGGAGTTGGACGAGATCACTTATGGTGATGATTCTTTGGAGAGCCTCCGATCTCTTTATTCTAATTATACTAAGAAG AAGCAAGAGATTTCGTTGGCTGAGAATGAGAATGCAAGGCGTGAGCTTGAGAATGATAGCTGCGATCATCGCAAATCTTTGTTGATGGAAGATCTTGATCATGACTCTGGTGATGAGTCAATCTCTGACGAG GACAATAATGtgcttttcaaattttttgcaCACATCCAGGGGTCACCAAAGGCAAGAGAAATAATGATCATGAGGCAGAAAGAAAAGAGACAAGAG GTAAAAACTGAAATTCATCATCTATCAACTCTACAGTACTTTATTATTGCAGAGCAGAACATGTCCAGTCTTCTGAATTATGAACTTAGCAACTGTAGTGAACGCACATTGAGGGATCTGAGCTTTAGTGATGGTTTGTTGCATATCCGATCAATTACAGGAGTGCCTTGA